From one Gemmatimonas sp. UBA7669 genomic stretch:
- a CDS encoding DUF2911 domain-containing protein has product MPEATRWSLVLLCTLVLLATSGRQATAQIKASELQTIAQTVDGTTLKVTYSRPRLRGRSNIWGTRVVQWGEVWTPGANDASVLELSHDVTLGGTKVPKGKYSIWMVVSQDTSWTMLLDPKWKQFHTDHPKPNDSMIRVPVSATLQAPTVEDALTWTFPSISARGGTMAMQWERTRVTVPFTVTPTLTDLLPEAEARAYLGSYVLTNPKTGKEDGKLIVTHERGGLKGTFDPNDTYLQTFALMKVAPDLFTVGLFMSAEVYAGGEVYEVLRPDFMITFTVKGGEASVEARGASDELYFSGKRVAASR; this is encoded by the coding sequence ATGCCTGAAGCAACCCGCTGGTCGCTGGTCTTGTTGTGCACACTGGTGCTGCTGGCCACGTCGGGACGTCAGGCCACTGCGCAGATCAAGGCGAGCGAACTGCAGACCATCGCACAAACGGTCGATGGCACGACGCTCAAGGTCACCTACTCGCGGCCGCGGCTGCGTGGTCGCAGCAACATCTGGGGTACACGAGTGGTGCAGTGGGGTGAAGTATGGACACCCGGCGCCAACGATGCCTCGGTGCTGGAGCTGAGTCACGACGTCACGCTGGGCGGCACCAAGGTCCCCAAGGGCAAGTACAGCATCTGGATGGTGGTGTCGCAGGACACGTCGTGGACGATGCTGCTCGACCCGAAGTGGAAGCAGTTTCACACCGACCATCCCAAGCCCAACGACAGCATGATCCGGGTCCCGGTGTCGGCCACCTTGCAGGCACCCACGGTGGAAGACGCGCTCACCTGGACCTTCCCCAGTATCTCGGCGCGCGGTGGCACGATGGCCATGCAGTGGGAGCGCACGCGGGTGACCGTTCCGTTCACCGTCACGCCGACGCTCACCGATCTCCTGCCTGAGGCCGAGGCACGCGCATATCTGGGCAGCTATGTGCTGACCAACCCGAAGACCGGCAAGGAAGACGGCAAGCTCATCGTCACCCACGAGCGCGGCGGGCTCAAGGGCACCTTCGACCCCAATGACACCTACCTGCAGACCTTCGCGCTCATGAAGGTGGCGCCTGACCTGTTCACCGTGGGCCTGTTCATGAGCGCCGAGGTGTACGCGGGCGGCGAAGTGTACGAAGTCCTGCGTCCCGACTTCATGATCACGTTCACGGTGAAGGGCGGCGAGGCAAGCGTAGAAGCGCGTGGCGCAAGCGACGAGCTGTACTTCTCGGGCAAGCGGGTTGCGGCAAGCCGGTGA
- a CDS encoding PCYCGC motif-containing (lipo)protein, with protein sequence MTHPSRREFATLLLALTGLPVLRRLGVNAQPAHPTPRAGITARKVLTAAELSKSPQLVPLFDGVREIPHIVDGIRCHCGCAEFNGHYSLLSCYEEANAMAQICPICQGEGRVAVRLAKAGRTLDEIRVAIDAQFG encoded by the coding sequence ATGACACACCCATCACGTCGCGAATTTGCCACGCTGTTGTTGGCGCTTACCGGCTTGCCGGTGCTCCGCCGACTTGGCGTCAATGCGCAGCCTGCGCATCCGACGCCGCGTGCCGGCATCACGGCGCGCAAGGTGCTCACCGCCGCAGAGCTCAGCAAGTCGCCACAGCTCGTACCTCTGTTCGATGGCGTGCGTGAGATCCCGCATATCGTCGACGGCATTCGTTGTCACTGCGGCTGCGCCGAATTCAACGGGCACTACTCGTTGCTCAGTTGCTACGAGGAAGCCAATGCCATGGCGCAGATCTGCCCGATCTGTCAGGGCGAGGGCCGAGTGGCCGTGCGACTGGCCAAGGCGGGCAGGACGCTCGACGAAATTCGTGTGGCCATTGACGCGCAGTTCGGCTGA
- a CDS encoding CRTAC1 family protein produces the protein MHRTLTLSVGLMVASLWPLRSQTNAVAFRAVQPELFATPNSLVNAAADIDGDTDLDLFVGFNGTPNRLYRNDGGTFTDVADAAGVNAARATRAAAFGDWDGDGDADLLVGYAPGSGAVLTLYRNDRGVFTDVTSAAKLAVDAGAVRQVVWVDYDADGDLDLFVAFRDRANAMFRNDAGILTDVAASVGLADTRRSVGAVWADLDADGDLDVVVGNMDGDANGVFRNHNGRFTDVAELWGLASGGQTPRAAVNGTVRPCVGDLNNDGRLDVVMANYGPPALFLKQSDGWRDVAPEWGIAVDGRSDACVFGDVNHDGALDLYLNGTVTGGRNWPDYLYVQKANRLVDQIPQDVAAIPADHGALLLDLSGDGALDLALTGQGPHALLVNTLDAALARRSVRVQVVDSRGRANKPGAEVRVYRAGTRQLLGMALVDAGSGYNAQSVAPVHIGLASANRVDIEVTWPAGGKREVTYACNIQVDGRRITTVKVR, from the coding sequence ATGCACCGCACCCTGACGCTCTCGGTAGGTCTGATGGTGGCGAGTCTGTGGCCGCTGCGCTCGCAGACCAACGCCGTGGCGTTTCGCGCGGTGCAGCCTGAGCTCTTTGCCACGCCCAACTCGCTGGTGAATGCCGCAGCCGATATCGACGGCGACACTGACCTCGATCTCTTTGTTGGGTTCAATGGCACGCCCAACAGACTCTATCGCAACGACGGCGGCACGTTCACCGATGTCGCAGACGCGGCCGGCGTAAACGCAGCACGGGCCACGCGCGCGGCGGCCTTCGGTGACTGGGATGGAGACGGTGATGCCGATTTGCTGGTGGGCTATGCCCCGGGGAGCGGCGCTGTCCTCACCCTCTATCGCAACGACCGCGGCGTGTTCACCGACGTGACATCAGCGGCAAAGCTTGCAGTGGATGCCGGAGCCGTACGACAGGTGGTGTGGGTGGACTACGACGCCGATGGCGACCTGGACCTGTTCGTCGCCTTTCGCGATCGCGCCAACGCGATGTTCCGGAATGATGCGGGAATCCTCACCGATGTTGCCGCGTCAGTCGGTCTTGCCGATACCCGCCGGAGCGTGGGCGCCGTGTGGGCAGACCTTGATGCCGATGGCGATCTGGATGTCGTCGTGGGCAACATGGATGGTGATGCCAACGGCGTCTTCCGCAATCACAACGGGCGCTTCACCGATGTGGCCGAGCTCTGGGGACTCGCGTCGGGAGGTCAGACACCGCGCGCTGCGGTCAACGGAACAGTGCGCCCCTGTGTCGGCGACCTCAACAACGATGGGCGTCTCGATGTGGTCATGGCCAACTATGGTCCGCCGGCGCTGTTCCTCAAGCAGAGCGACGGATGGCGTGACGTCGCCCCTGAATGGGGCATTGCCGTGGATGGCCGTTCCGACGCCTGCGTCTTCGGCGATGTCAATCATGATGGAGCCCTGGACCTGTATCTCAACGGCACCGTCACCGGTGGCAGGAACTGGCCGGACTATCTGTACGTGCAGAAGGCCAATCGCCTGGTGGACCAGATTCCGCAGGACGTGGCGGCCATTCCCGCTGACCATGGGGCGCTGCTGCTGGACTTGAGTGGCGACGGCGCGCTGGATCTCGCACTTACGGGTCAGGGGCCTCATGCACTGTTGGTGAACACCCTCGATGCTGCACTGGCGCGTCGTTCGGTACGCGTGCAGGTCGTGGACAGTCGCGGTCGAGCGAACAAGCCGGGCGCGGAGGTGCGTGTCTACCGCGCGGGCACCAGGCAACTGCTTGGCATGGCGCTTGTGGACGCCGGCTCGGGCTACAACGCTCAGTCCGTTGCGCCGGTACACATCGGCCTGGCATCGGCGAACCGGGTGGACATCGAGGTGACCTGGCCGGCCGGGGGCAAGCGGGAAGTGACTTACGCGTGCAATATTCAGGTCGACGGGCGACGCATCACCACGGTCAAGGTCCGCTGA
- a CDS encoding type II toxin-antitoxin system RelE/ParE family toxin produces the protein MLPLRWTERAVTNLADIADFISQNSPVYAESVVSRIDRQLQLLALNPLMGKVAIEVADLEIRELVVDSFRIFYRARAECIELIAIVHSRQQSPPDFK, from the coding sequence GTGCTTCCGCTCCGATGGACGGAGCGTGCCGTCACGAATCTTGCCGACATTGCGGATTTCATCAGTCAGAACTCCCCGGTTTACGCCGAGAGCGTAGTCAGTCGCATCGACCGGCAGCTTCAACTCCTGGCTTTGAACCCTCTTATGGGTAAGGTGGCCATTGAGGTGGCTGATCTGGAGATCCGAGAGTTGGTCGTCGACTCCTTCCGGATCTTTTATCGTGCACGCGCCGAGTGCATTGAACTGATAGCAATAGTGCACAGCCGGCAGCAGTCGCCACCCGACTTCAAGTAG
- a CDS encoding gamma-glutamyltransferase encodes MWFLVLPLMQLGASQPPSVHEVLAAEYSRGSNTAAIGTLDRAIASGDTTLQRLAARALGRWERAEYAARLTPLLQSSTPAVRRQAYDAAAQLRAVHLLWPRSTPESHAAARGAWGESLGRVATPNTDIEAALAAGLQDQQADARRGMARGLESYLRRNARSTKPQATTLQQLRERVQRDSDGEVRLVSLLALTAAGDRDSLTLDAARRDADPQVRRAAVALSRAWLTDPHPMVRWQALRVAGDCTRAAQHVNDSSEHVRLLAIDLLGEKRCDASLLPPLLAHSDWRRRAHAVLSLARTAPANAQNAVRELARSPVWQARAWAAQSAVLIKDSSTLTRLASDRDPNVALAASQTVPTALALLTRNHAGAMLQGAQVIGKADSATRLAHAPTLRAAFDRIASRGVTWRDPREAIVQALVLDDATRRWMQPLLQHPDPAIARRVAQRLSPDSTRLVPYNATYAAPAFPPAATLNALRGATADLHIAGKGVVQLRLLPDEALMAVHAFVTLAESGAYAGRTLHRIVPNFVVQGGSPGADEYDPATDYFMRDEVGFARNARGSFGISTRGRDTGDGQLYINLIDNVRLDHDYTVFAQTTRGLNVVDAIQEGDIIERVVIRRTSVGGSAGAGASGEAASAASGTASGIEDSGDVRQPAAGPDNLLAFARAGHLYLQRGTQPAALHSTSSAFHRDPTFAGNTLYFAHDSAGNYDLYAQRVDANGAAQTAQRLTTHAAHDVAPAPLPDGRVVFQRGLGGDARLFVREANGSERRLGSVERQERRPRISRDGQRVAFLTVGESSRSVVVHNLSTRRDSVVFTDPTLEDVAWGPDDRMAVSMRSGTFVVPTRGQAYSNLVSRRHGEIDWSPDGAWISVAEVRDVSVGYNGDPDRGVDRSSHERGNIPSGSLSANTATDAGLVRIPAPRAPDDGLLALDAPTATDRSAINAAAFDRMWQRSQQLYFTSAEDASASQATRRAAWEAVRSTYRPRALAATSDSALAQVLHEALRARPALREEARGRAAVSSAHPVATEAGLEMFRRGGNVVDAAVATSFALGVVEPDASGIGGYGEMVIALKGKAPTLIEFMSRVPEAAGLSNTSLLVNGRYPADGPVLVNVPGTVAGMYRAWQQHGSGKLPWAELLAPAIRAARNGYAVSPGLATTLATEREHFAKYAGSRALFFNGDVPKTVGDSIRNPDLAWVLEQIALRGADGFYKGEVASRYATDLRRGGNAMTERDLARYFANEMAPVCDTYRRYRVCSSAPPVSGGADLVARLNLLEQFPSPQRYADHAPTLHAALSAWFLTPSSRNRIADPALWPVDVGSVVHKDSARVRWQCFDANRALTPASVRGDTLACLKARAAGSASPAATSGATSESPSDDLPHDAPCGDDHAAEMSVCHSSGTTAFTVADADGNAVAVTQTLGTWGGNFYVTPGLGFLSNDKLTSYGTDPSQYGSRLPFARHGSTLAPTIAFEGNRPVFAVGAAGNAWITSAVYQTLLGALDYNLGPQAALEQPRFLPGGGFGGAGMNAFTLQLEDGFAPSVVSRLRALGYGLTFVSAYGELREGYGAAVRIGRDQVWAGADPRRAGAAGAVKQ; translated from the coding sequence ATGTGGTTTCTTGTCCTTCCCCTGATGCAGCTCGGCGCCTCGCAGCCGCCCTCCGTCCACGAGGTGCTGGCCGCCGAGTACAGTCGCGGCAGCAACACGGCGGCGATTGGCACCCTCGATCGTGCCATCGCGTCGGGCGATACGACGCTGCAGCGTCTCGCCGCACGCGCTCTGGGACGCTGGGAGCGTGCGGAATACGCCGCGCGATTGACGCCTCTGCTGCAGTCATCGACGCCCGCCGTCAGGCGACAGGCCTACGATGCCGCGGCGCAACTGCGCGCCGTGCACCTGCTCTGGCCGCGCAGCACGCCGGAGTCACACGCCGCGGCACGCGGTGCTTGGGGCGAGTCGCTGGGCCGCGTGGCCACACCAAACACCGATATTGAAGCGGCGCTGGCTGCCGGATTGCAGGACCAGCAGGCCGACGCGCGTCGTGGCATGGCGCGTGGGCTCGAGAGTTATCTGCGACGCAATGCACGCAGCACCAAGCCGCAAGCCACCACGCTGCAGCAACTCCGCGAGCGGGTGCAACGCGACAGTGACGGCGAAGTTCGCCTCGTGAGTCTGCTCGCACTCACCGCCGCCGGTGACCGCGACTCCCTCACGCTCGATGCCGCGCGCCGTGATGCCGACCCGCAGGTCAGGCGCGCGGCCGTGGCCCTGTCTCGCGCCTGGTTGACCGACCCGCACCCCATGGTGCGTTGGCAGGCGCTGCGTGTGGCCGGCGACTGCACACGCGCCGCGCAGCATGTGAACGACAGCAGTGAACACGTGCGTCTTCTGGCCATCGACCTGCTGGGCGAGAAGCGCTGCGATGCGTCGCTGCTGCCACCGCTCCTGGCGCACAGCGACTGGCGTCGCCGCGCCCACGCCGTACTGAGCCTCGCGCGCACCGCTCCTGCGAACGCCCAGAACGCCGTGCGTGAACTCGCACGCTCCCCGGTGTGGCAGGCCCGCGCCTGGGCCGCGCAGTCCGCAGTGCTCATCAAGGACAGCAGCACACTCACCCGCCTTGCCAGCGACCGTGATCCCAACGTGGCTTTGGCCGCCTCGCAGACGGTGCCCACAGCGCTTGCCCTGCTCACGCGCAATCATGCCGGCGCCATGCTGCAGGGCGCACAGGTCATCGGCAAGGCCGACTCGGCCACACGGCTCGCGCACGCCCCCACACTGCGCGCCGCGTTTGATCGCATTGCCTCGCGTGGTGTGACCTGGCGTGACCCGCGCGAGGCCATCGTGCAGGCCCTCGTGCTGGATGACGCGACGCGCCGCTGGATGCAGCCGCTGCTGCAGCATCCCGATCCGGCCATCGCGCGCCGCGTGGCACAGCGCCTTTCCCCCGACAGCACGCGGCTCGTGCCATACAACGCCACGTACGCGGCACCGGCCTTCCCCCCAGCCGCTACGCTCAATGCGCTGCGTGGCGCGACCGCCGACCTGCACATAGCCGGCAAGGGCGTCGTGCAGCTTCGTCTGCTGCCTGACGAAGCGCTGATGGCCGTGCACGCGTTTGTGACGCTGGCCGAGTCGGGCGCGTATGCCGGCCGCACACTGCATCGCATTGTGCCCAACTTTGTTGTGCAGGGCGGTAGCCCGGGCGCCGATGAGTACGACCCGGCCACCGACTACTTCATGCGCGACGAAGTGGGCTTTGCGCGCAATGCACGCGGCAGCTTTGGCATCTCCACGCGCGGACGCGACACGGGTGACGGGCAGCTCTACATCAATCTCATCGACAACGTCCGGCTCGATCACGACTACACGGTGTTTGCACAAACCACGCGTGGCCTCAACGTGGTGGACGCCATCCAGGAAGGCGACATCATCGAGCGCGTGGTCATTCGTCGCACCAGCGTAGGCGGAAGCGCAGGCGCCGGGGCGTCCGGTGAAGCAGCCAGTGCCGCCAGCGGCACTGCGTCAGGTATTGAGGACTCAGGCGACGTCCGTCAGCCTGCCGCTGGTCCGGACAACCTGCTGGCCTTCGCTCGCGCAGGTCACCTGTATCTGCAGCGTGGCACACAGCCGGCGGCGCTGCACTCCACCAGCTCGGCGTTCCACCGCGACCCGACCTTTGCCGGCAACACGCTGTACTTCGCGCACGATTCGGCCGGCAACTACGACCTCTACGCGCAACGAGTTGACGCGAACGGCGCGGCCCAAACCGCGCAGCGGCTCACCACCCATGCGGCGCACGATGTCGCGCCCGCGCCACTACCTGATGGCCGCGTGGTCTTTCAGCGTGGTCTGGGCGGTGATGCGCGCCTGTTTGTTCGTGAGGCCAATGGCAGCGAACGTCGGCTCGGCAGCGTGGAGCGTCAGGAACGTCGCCCGCGCATTTCGCGCGACGGACAACGCGTGGCCTTTCTGACCGTTGGCGAAAGTTCACGCAGCGTGGTCGTGCACAACCTCAGCACTCGCCGTGACAGCGTCGTCTTTACTGACCCCACGCTGGAGGACGTCGCCTGGGGACCCGACGATCGCATGGCCGTGTCCATGCGCAGCGGCACCTTTGTCGTGCCCACACGCGGCCAGGCCTACAGCAACCTCGTGTCGCGGCGGCATGGCGAGATTGACTGGTCGCCCGATGGTGCGTGGATTTCCGTGGCCGAGGTGCGCGATGTATCGGTCGGCTACAATGGCGATCCCGATCGTGGCGTGGACAGAAGCAGTCACGAACGGGGCAACATTCCATCGGGGAGCTTGTCGGCAAACACCGCAACTGACGCCGGCCTCGTGCGCATCCCGGCCCCGCGCGCACCCGACGACGGTTTGCTGGCCCTCGACGCGCCGACAGCCACCGATCGCAGCGCTATCAACGCCGCCGCCTTCGACCGCATGTGGCAGCGGTCGCAACAGCTGTACTTCACGAGCGCTGAAGACGCGAGCGCATCGCAGGCCACACGCCGCGCCGCGTGGGAGGCCGTGCGCAGCACGTACCGGCCACGGGCGCTGGCCGCCACCAGCGATTCGGCATTGGCGCAGGTGTTGCACGAGGCGCTGCGCGCACGGCCCGCGTTGCGCGAAGAAGCCCGCGGACGTGCCGCGGTGTCGAGTGCCCATCCCGTGGCCACTGAGGCGGGGCTCGAGATGTTTCGCCGCGGGGGCAACGTGGTGGATGCCGCCGTCGCCACCAGCTTTGCGCTCGGGGTGGTGGAGCCCGACGCCAGCGGCATTGGTGGCTACGGCGAAATGGTGATTGCCCTCAAGGGCAAGGCGCCCACACTCATCGAGTTCATGAGCCGTGTGCCCGAGGCCGCAGGCCTGAGCAACACCTCGCTGCTGGTGAATGGCCGCTATCCCGCCGATGGCCCCGTGCTGGTCAATGTGCCGGGCACCGTGGCGGGCATGTATCGCGCCTGGCAGCAGCATGGCAGTGGCAAGCTGCCCTGGGCGGAGCTGTTGGCGCCGGCCATTCGCGCCGCGCGGAATGGCTATGCCGTGAGTCCGGGGCTTGCCACCACGCTGGCCACCGAGCGTGAGCACTTTGCCAAGTATGCCGGCAGCCGTGCGCTGTTCTTCAATGGCGACGTGCCCAAGACCGTGGGCGACAGCATTCGCAATCCCGATCTCGCCTGGGTGCTGGAGCAGATCGCGCTGCGTGGCGCCGACGGCTTCTACAAGGGTGAAGTGGCGTCACGCTACGCCACCGATTTGCGCCGCGGCGGCAACGCCATGACCGAGCGCGATCTCGCGCGCTACTTCGCCAACGAAATGGCGCCCGTCTGCGACACGTATCGTCGCTATCGCGTGTGTTCTTCGGCCCCACCGGTGAGTGGCGGCGCCGATCTGGTGGCGCGTCTCAACCTGCTGGAGCAGTTCCCCTCGCCGCAGCGTTATGCCGATCACGCGCCCACGCTGCACGCGGCATTGAGCGCGTGGTTTCTCACGCCATCTTCGCGCAACCGCATTGCCGACCCCGCGCTCTGGCCGGTGGACGTGGGCAGTGTGGTGCACAAGGACAGCGCGCGGGTACGCTGGCAGTGTTTCGATGCCAATCGGGCGCTCACGCCGGCCAGCGTACGCGGTGATACGCTGGCCTGCCTCAAGGCGCGCGCCGCAGGCTCGGCGTCGCCAGCCGCCACATCGGGCGCCACGAGCGAGTCCCCGTCAGACGACCTGCCCCACGATGCGCCCTGCGGTGATGATCACGCCGCCGAGATGAGCGTGTGTCACAGCAGCGGCACCACGGCCTTTACCGTGGCCGACGCCGATGGCAACGCAGTGGCCGTCACGCAGACCCTGGGCACCTGGGGAGGCAACTTTTACGTGACTCCGGGGTTGGGCTTTCTCAGCAACGACAAGCTCACGTCCTACGGCACCGATCCCTCGCAGTACGGATCCCGACTCCCCTTTGCCCGCCATGGCAGCACCCTCGCACCCACCATTGCCTTCGAAGGCAACCGCCCGGTCTTTGCCGTGGGCGCGGCCGGAAATGCCTGGATCACCTCCGCCGTCTATCAGACCTTGCTCGGCGCCCTCGACTACAACCTTGGTCCGCAGGCGGCCCTTGAGCAGCCGCGCTTCCTGCCGGGCGGCGGCTTTGGCGGTGCGGGCATGAACGCCTTCACCCTGCAACTCGAAGACGGCTTTGCGCCCAGTGTGGTGTCGCGTCTGCGGGCACTGGGTTACGGCCTCACCTTCGTGTCAGCGTATGGCGAGTTGCGCGAAGGCTACGGCGCGGCGGTGCGCATTGGGCGTGACCAGGTGTGGGCCGGTGCCGATCCGCGTCGTGCCGGTGCAGCGGGGGCCGTCAAGCAGTGA